A window from Mus caroli chromosome 2, CAROLI_EIJ_v1.1, whole genome shotgun sequence encodes these proteins:
- the Psmf1 gene encoding proteasome inhibitor PI31 subunit — MKKLQASMAGLEVLFASAAPSMSCPQDALVCFLHWEVVTNGYYALGTGDQPGPNDKKSELLPAKWNSNKELYALRYESKDGARKLLLKAVSVENGIIINVLELGTQQVADLTLNLDDYIDAEDLSDFHRTYKNSEELRSQIRSGIITPIHEQWEKARANSPPREFPPATAREVDPLRISSHRPHTSRQPAWRDPLSPFAVGGDDLDPFGCQRGGMIVDPLRSGFPRALIDPSSGLPNRLPPGAVPPGARFDPFGPIGTSPSGPNPDHLPPPGYDDMYL; from the exons ATGAAG AAGCTGCAAGCATCCATGGCGGGCCTGGAGGTTCTCTTCGCGTCGGCCGCTCCGTCCATGAGCTGCCCGCAGGACGCACTCGTCTGCTTCCTGCACTGGGAAGTGGTGACAAACGGCTACTATGCCTTGGGCACCGGCGACCAG CCAGGTCCCAATGATAAGAAGTCAGAACTACTGCCAGCTAAGTGGAACAGCAATAAAGAACTGTATGCCCTTCGGTATGAGTCTAAGGATGGAGCCAGAAAACTCCTTCTGAAAGCTGTCTCTGTGGAGAATGGCATAATCATCAACGTGCTG GAACTTGGCACACAGCAGGTGGCAGACTTGACTCTGAACTTAGATGATTATATTGATGCAGAAGACCTGAGTGATTTCCACAG GACCTATAAGAACAGTGAGGAGCTTCGGTCTCAGATCAGATCTGGAATTATCACACCTATCCATGAGCAGTGGGAGAAGGCTCGTGCAAACAGTCCTCCGAGGGAGTTCCCACCTGCCACTGCCAGAGAGGTGGACCCACTCCGGATTTCCTCACACCGTCCTCATACTAGCCGGCAGCCTGCTTG GCGTGATCCCCTGAGCCCATTTGCTGTCGGGGGAGATGACCTAGACCCTTTTGG GTGTCAGAGAGGTGGCATGATTGTGGATCCCCTGAGATCCGGCTTCCCAAGAGCACTTATTGACCCATCCTCAGGCCTCCCAAACCGGCTTCCTCCTGGTGCTGTGCCCCCAGGAGCTCGCTTTGACCCCTTTGGACCCATTGGGACCAGCCCATCTGG ACCTAATCCTGACCATCTTCCCCCACCGGGCTACGATGACATGTACCTGTGA